In Dermacentor variabilis isolate Ectoservices chromosome 7, ASM5094787v1, whole genome shotgun sequence, a genomic segment contains:
- the LOC142586995 gene encoding actinia tenebrosa protease inhibitors-like, with protein MRLLLVISVAMLWGTCFAAKIGRLPKDCVEPNNLKADSKNCIGIEERWYLSMISGWCKPYKYSNCSTVIYGFPSEAACKRKCEKKTGHSPQCNDKPYQERCRASFTKFYWTEQQGCKMYTGCYRRGFATLEDCRKKCGNGYRPVGPFRPGSGIRPKLGV; from the exons GTACATGCTTTGCAGCAAAAATCGGTCGATTGCCTAAAGATTGTGTTGAGCCCAATAATTTGAAGGCTGATAGCAAGAATTGTATTGGAATAGAGGAGCGCTGGTATTTAAGCATGATATCAGGTTGGTGTAAGCCCTACAAATATAGCAATTGCAGTACGGTCATTTATGGATTCCCCTCTGAAGCTGCCTGCAAGAGAAAATGCG AAAAGAAAACAGGCCACAGTCCCCAATGCAATGACAAACCTTATCAAGAACGCTGCAGGGCTTCTTTTACAAAGTTTTACTGGACCGAGCAACAGGGCTGCAAGATGTACACAGGCTGCTACAGAAGGGGTTTCGCAACCTTGGAAGATTGCAGGAAAAAATGCG GGAATGGCTACAGACCTGTTGGGCCTTTTAGGCCAGGCTCCGGAATCCGCCCTAAGCTTGGCGTCTAA